The nucleotide window TATGCAGCTGGCCGCCATGAGCCTGGGCCACGGAACGCACCACAGACAGGCCCAGGCCGGTGCCATGGCTCTTGGTGGTAAAGAAGGGTTCGGCCACCTTGAACAGCAGCTCTTCGGCGATGCCGGGGCCGTCGTCGTCCAGTTGCAGGCTCAACCAGGGTGTCTTGGCCTCAACCCGCAGCCTAAGCTGCTGGGCACCGGCTTGCAGGGCGTTATGGATCAGGTTGGAAAGGGCGGACACCAGGGCACTTTGAGACCCCAGTACCAGGGCCTCCAGGCAGTTGCAGTCGATGTGCAGTTGCCCTTGATGGGTGGCCAGCATGGACTCGCTGGCCTGCTCCAACTCTGCCAGCAACTCCCCAACCTTGAGCTTGTCTGCCACCTTTTGCTCACCGCTCTTGGCAAAGAGCAGCATATTGTTCATCTGGCTTTCCAGGTCGCGCAGGCGTGCCATCAGCTTTTGCTGGAACTTGTCATGGGTGGCGCCAGGCAGCGCCTGGTTGAGCTGGCCGGCATAGAGCATGGCCGCCGACAGGGGCGTTCGTATCTGGTGGGCCAAAGACGCAACCATGCGCCCCAGGGAAGAGAGCCTTTGCAGGTGTGCCATGCGGGTTTGCATGGTGCGGGTTTCGGTGAGATCCGAGATGACGATAAGCTGGCCTGGCTCCCCATCCAAGGGGCAAATATCCAGTTTGACCCGGCGGCCGTTGATCAGGGAAACCTCGGCGCCGTCGTCGGCCCTTGGCCTAAATGCCCTGGCCACCACCTCCAGCCAGCGGTCGTCCAGCAAGGGACCGCCCAGCAGCGCCTCGGCCGTGGCATTGGCCTCTGTCACCCGGCCGCTGCCGTCCAGCACCACCACCCCCACGGGCAGTATGCTCAACAGTTTATCCAGTTGCTTTGCTGCCGGTTCCTGGCTGGGGTACCACTGCTGTGCCAATGCCATTGCGCACCTCGGTCAAAATTCGCGTGACCAAGTTTTATGCAGGCACTGTGCCAACACATAAGGCAATGAAATTAAAGTCTTTATTAGACAGCGGCAGCAGGCGTCAGGGATTTGACGCCTGCTAGAAGGGCTCAGTCGTTGCCTTTGCTAAGACCGTACTTGCGCATTTTCTCCACCAGGGTGGTGCGGCGCATCCCCAACAGATCGGCGGCCCTGGCCACCACATTGTCGCAGTTGGAGAGGGCTTGACGGATCAGATCCAGTTCCAGGTCGGCCAACATTTCCTTGAGGTTGATGCCATCCGGCGGCAGGGTTGCCACAGCGTCACCGGCAGGCTGGCTTGGCGCTTCTTCTGCCAACTCAGGCTCTGGGTCATCGGAGAAAATGGCCATCAGTGCCTCGCGCTCAAGCAGTTCTTCCAGCACAGGATCGAACTCGCTGACGTCCCCGTACTGATAGCTCTTGGGCAGGTGGCCTACATCGATTTGCTGATTGGGGTGCAATATCAGCAATCGCTCCACCAGGTTGGCCAGTTCCCGCACGTTACCCGGCCAGCTGTGCTGGGCCAAAGAATGGAGTGCTCCCTGGGAAAAGGTCAGGCTGCGACCTTCTTCGGCCTCCAACCGTGACAGCAGTTCGTTGACCAGCAGCGGAATGTCTTCTGCCCGCTCGCGAAGGGCCGGCATCTCGATGGGAAAGACGTTCAGGCGGTAATAAAGATCTTCGCGAAAGCGCCCTTCCTCGATCATCTTCGGCAAGGCCCTGTGGGTGGCGGCGACGATGCGCACATCGGCCTTGATGGGCTTGGCGCCCCCTACCCGTTCAAAGACCTTCTCCTGGAGTACCCGCAGCAGTTTCACCTGCATGTTAAGGGGCATGTCACCGATTTCGTCGAGAAAGAGAGTGCCCCCTTGGGCCAGTTCGAAGCGACCCTTACGGGCGGTCACGGCACCGGTAAAGGCGCCTTTTTCGTGACCGAACAGCTCGCTCTCCAGCAGCTCTGCCGGAATGGCGCCGCAGTTGACCGGCACAAAGGGCCCTTCCTTGCGAGCGGACTGGAAGTGCAGATTACGGGCCACTACTTCCTTGCCAGTGCCGGACTCACCGAGGATCAGCACTGACGCATCGGTAGGGGCTACCTGCCCTATCATGGTCCGCACTTCCTGCATGTGCCGGCTTTTGCCTACCAAAGAGCGGAACAGCCTGGCATCCACACCGCCCTGACGCAGCGCCTGTTGGGCCAGCTGTTGGCGCCGGGACAGGGTGCGCAGCAACTCTTGGAACTGACTGAGCCTGAAGGGCTCGTTCAACACCCCCAGGTGGGCGCCATTGGCCTTGGCCGGGCTCCAACCGAGAGTGACATAAGGACGCTGGCACTGCTCGAGCCAGCTCTCAGGCACGGCCTCACCGGCCACCAGCACCTGGCAGGCAGGAACGATATTTTGATCACACAACGCGGAAGGGGCAGCGGCATCTGCCTGCTCCCCTATGAATTGCAGCAATGTGTGAACCCTGTTTCGACGCTCTACGTCAGCGTCGACGACCAGAAAACCAACTTGGGTCTGCATGCCTTGATAAACCATCTTTTTTATACTGCTGCAGTTATTGCAAGCAATTGTTATAGCTAAGGAAAGCTACTTACGCCTGAGACGCTGCTTCATTTTATGATGCCGATCCGTCTTAGGTTATACCAGCGTTCAGCCAAGATTAATCGTCTTCGTTTCGCTCTGGGAGCGGTGGCACACATATTGCTTATTCTCATGAGAGTCAAAAGCCCACCGGAGATACGGCAAGATGCACACTGCTTCTGCCCAGTACTCAGCACAACTGCCACAGACAAGGGAGTATTCCCCTGGCTTCGGTGACCAGGCTTTGCCACATCAAGTGCTACGTCGTGGCACCGGAGCCGTCAAGATACCGGCACCAAAGGCCTTTCAAAATGCCTCGCCACAGGCCTCTGGGCAAAGACGCATCCCTGCCCTGCTCGACATCCCAGGCGTAACCGCCAATATTATGGCAGGGCGACTACCCGTGCCGATTTCTAAAGTTTCCGTATCCTGGTTTCACTGGTCCCTTTCGTTGGCTCGCCTCCATCTCAGCGGCCCAGGCAAGAGCCGGGATACTATTGCATTAAGGTATCCAGGTGTTTGATCTACTTTCGCTTATTGGCAGAACTCAGCCCCTGTTCGAGGCCGACCTCAAGGCCCATAACGACAACCTGGCCGATAGGGTAGCCGCCGGGCGCTTCCTGGTGCTAGGAGGTGCGGGCTCCATAGGCCAGGCGGTGGTAAAGGAGCTTTTTAGCCGCCAGCCCCGGGCCCTGCACGTGGTGGACATCAGTGAAAACAATCTGGTGGAGCTGGTGCGGGATCTACGCAGCCGCTTTGGCTACATCGACGGCGACTTCCAGACCTTTGCCCTGGATATCGGCAGCCTCGAATACGACGCCTTTATCAAGGCGATGGGGCCTTACGACTATGTGCTTAACCTTTCCGCCCTTAAGCATGTTCGCAGCGAAAAAGATCCCTACACCCTGATGCGCATGGTGGACGTCAACGTCTTCAACACCGACAAAACCCTGCAGCAAGCCATAACCGGCGGCGCCAACAAGTATTTTTGCGTCTCCACCGACAAGGCCGCCAACCCGGTCAACATGATGGGGGCCTCCAAGCGGATCATGGAGATGTTCCTGAACCGGCGCAGCCAGCAGATCCCCATCTCCACCGCCCGCTTTGCCAATGTCGCCTTCTCTGACGGCTCCTTGCTGCACGGTTTTAACCAGCGTCTGGAAAAAGGCCAGCCGCTGGTGGCCCCCAACGACGTGCGCCGCTACTTTGTGACCCCAGCCGAGTCCGGCCAGCTGTGCCTGATGTCCTGCCTGCTGGGCGACAACCGCGACATCTTCTTCCCCAAGCTCAGCGACGCCCTGCACCTCATCACCTTTTCCGATATCGCCCTTAAGTACCTGGCGCAAAAAGGCCTGGAGCCGGTGCTGTGCGACAGCGAGGAGCAGGCTCGGGAACTGGCCAAAACCCTGCCCCGCCAGGGCAAGTGGCCCTGCCTTTTCACCCCCAGCGACACCACGGGGGAAAAGGACTTCGAAGAATTCTTTACCGACAGCGAGACCCTGGACCTGGGCCGCTTTGAGAACCTGGGCATCATCAAGGGTGAGGCGGGTTTTGACGCCGACAAACTGGCCCATTTCGAGGCGCGCATCAGCGCCATGAAGGGGCGCCTGGCCTGGGACAAGGCGGAGCTGGTCAGCCTCTTTAAAGAGATGATCCCGGCCTTTGGCCACAAGGAAACCGGCAAATACCTCGACGGCAAAATGTGAGGCCAAGGTGCATAACCAACTGATTGAATTTGTTCGCGACTGCTACCAAAGCCAGGATTTCATTCCCCTCCATGCCCCCACCTTCAAGGGCAACGAAAAGGCCTATGTCCTGGAAACCCTGGACTCCACCTTTGTCTCCAGCGTCGGGGCCTTCGTTGGGCGCATGGAAGAGATGCTGCAAGACTACACCGGCGCCCCCAAGGCCGTGGCCACCGTCAACGGTACTGCCGCCCTGCACTGCGCCCTCTACCAGGCCGGCATAGGCCCAGGGGACCTGGTACTGACCCAGGCCCTGACCTTCGTTGCCACCTGCAACGCCCTGCACCAGTTGGGCGCCGAGCCGGTCTTTATCGACATCGAACCTGTGGCCTTTGGCCTTTGCCCCAAGGCAGCCCAGGCCTGGCTTGCAGAACATGCCGAGCTGGACGACCAAGGCCAATGCCGCCACAAGGCCAGCGGCAAAGCCATCAAGGCATTGTTGCCCATGCACACCTTCGGCCACCCTGCCCAACTGGACGAGCTGGCCGCCCTTGGCCGCCAGTGGCACCTCAGCCTTATCGAAGACGCCGCCGAAAGCCTGGGGTCCTTTTATAAAGGCCGCCATACCGGCACCCTTGGCCGCTTCGGGGTCTTGAGCTTTAACGGCAACAAGGTGGTCACCACCGGTGGCGGTGGCATGGTGCTGTGCCAAGACCAGAAAGAAGGGGAGCACCTCAAGCACCTGACCACCACCGCCAAGGTGCCTCACCCCTTTGAGTTTGTTCACGACGAGCCTGGCTTTAACTACCGCATGCCCAACCTCAATGCCGCCTTGGGCTGCGCCCAGCTTGAACGGCTGGACGCCATGCTGGCCAATAAACGGGCCCTGGCCGGCCGTTACCAGGGCTTTTTTGCCGGCAGCGACTACCGTTTTGTCGAAGAACCCGGCTATGGCCGGTCCAACTACTGGCTTAACGCCGTGCTCTGCCCCGACGCCCAGAGCCGGGACGCCCTGCTGCAAGCCACCAATGCCAGTGGCGTCATGACCCGCCCGGTGTGGCGCCTGATGCACAAGCTGCCCATGTACAGCCAGGCGCTGCGGGGTGACCTTAGCCAATCGGAGTGGGCCGAGGCCCGGCTGGTCAACCTGCCCAGCAGCCCCACGGAGGCAAGCCATGCGTAAAATAGCGGTCTTTACCGGTACCAGGGCCGAATACGGGCTCTTGTATTGGGTCATCAAGGCCCTCCATGAATCCGATCAGGCCCAGCTGCAATTGCTGGTTGGCGGCATGCATTTGTCACCGGAGTTTGGCTATACCCTGACGCAAATCGAGCAAGACGGCTTTGCGGTGACTGAAAAACTCGAATTCCTGCTGTCCTCCGACAGCCCGGTTGGGATCAGCAAGTCCACGGCCCTTGCCCTTATCAGCACCGCCGAAGCCTTGGACCGGCACCAACCGGACTTGCTGGTAGTGCTGGGGGACAGGTTCGAGGCTATGGCGGCGGCCCAAGCTGCGATGATCGCCAGGGTGCCGGTAGCCCACCTTCACGGTGGGGAAGCTACCGAAGGGGTCATTGATGAGGCCGCCAGGCACGCCATCACCAAGATGGCCCACCTGCATTTCACCGCCACCGACGCCTATCGCCAGCGGGTTATCCAACTGGGGGAGTCTCCTGAGCGGGTTTTCAACGTTGGTGCACCTGGCCTGGATAGCATCCTGACCCTGCCCTTGTTGGCAAGGGAGTCATTGCCGCAAGCCATAGGGTTTAATCTCGACAAGCCCTATTTTCTGGTGACTTACCATCCGGTCACCCTGAGCGCCGGCGGTGCCAGCCAGTCCCTTGACCAATTGCTGGCAGTGCTGGACGAGTATCCGGATCATCAGCTTGTAATTTCCTATCCCAATGCCGATACCCACAGCCGCAAACTGATTGAGCTGCTGGAAGGCTACCGGGCCCGGCACCCCGAGCGGGTGTTTTTAGTGCAATCTCTGGGGCAGCTGCGTTATCTCAGTTTGATGAAGCATTGCGTTGCCGTATTGGGTAATTCCTCCAGCGGCATCATCGAGGCACCCAGCCTGGGAGTGCCTACCGTCAATATCGGTATCAGGCAAAAAGGCCGAATCGCCGGAGCGTCGGTGGTGCACTGTGCCGATGATAAAGCCGCCATGGCAGCCGCCATCAAAAGCGTGCTGTCTCCCGCTTTTCAAGAACGTTGCCGACACGCCAAGAATCCCTACGGCGAGGGTGGCGCCTCTCAGAAAATTGTGGAAACGCTATTGGCATTTCCATTGCAGGGCATTCTTGAAAAATCCTTTTTCGACATGGACTGTCATTGATGAAAGTCGCCTTTATTGGTTGTGTTACCTCCAGCCTGAAACTTCTTAGCGCGCTTTGTACGCTCAAAGGGCGCGGTATTGAGGTGGTTGCGGTGATCACCAAGCCGGCTTCAAATATCAATGCCGATTTTGTCGACCTGGCTCCCTTTTGCCAGGAAAACGCTATCCCCTTTCATTACGAAAACACCGACAACCGCGAGCAAAGCGTGGCTTTTTTGCAGCGCTATCAGCCCGATATCATTTACTGCTTCGGCTGGAGTTATTTACTCGACGCCAAGATGCTGGGCCTTGCCCCCAGGGGAGCGATTGGCTTTCACCCGGCGCCCCTGCCCCAAGGTAGAGGCCGGCATCCCATTATCTGGGCCTTGGCATTGGGCTTGGAGCGAACCGCTTCGACCTTTTTCGTGATGGACAGCGGCGCCGATTCTGGCCCCATTCTTGACCAAAAGTGGCTGGCCATAGCCCCAGAGGATGATGCCGGCAGCCTGTATGACAAGATATTGGCCACAGCTTGCCAGCAGATCCTCGCCTTTAGCGCTCGGCTGGCCGATGGCTCGGCGACCCCAGTCCCCCAAAATCCGGCTCAGGCCACCTATTGGCGAAAACGCTCGGCCAAAGACGGTCTTATCGATTGGCGGATGCAAGCGGCCGACATTCATAATTTGATACGTGCCTTGACCGCTCCCTATCCCGGGGCGGAGTTTCTCTATCAAGGACAAGCCGTCAAAGTCTGGAAGAGTGAAATAGCCCAGGCATCTTACCCCCAATATATGGAGCCAGGTCGGATCCTGGCCATAGAAGAAAAACGTGTACTCGTAAAATGCGCGGGACAAAGTGCACTTTGGCTTTGCCGATGTGATTTTCCCGCTATACCGGCAAACGGAGATTGCTTTTGAAAAATGTACTTGTTGTAGCTCCCCATGCAGATGACGAATCCTTGGGGTGTGGTGGTACTTTGCTTCGTCATCGTGCCGAAGGTGACCATATTCATTGGCTGATAGTCACCGGCATGAGTGAGGCTTATGGCTATTCCCCTGAGCAAATTGCTGCCAGGAAGCGGGAAATTGAGAAAGTCGCTGACCTTTACCATTTTTCTTCCGTGACAGAGTTGGGTTTGCCCCCTGCACAATTGGATGCCCTGCCCCTGGGGCAATTAATTGGTGCCATTAGCCCTGTCATTAACCGCATCGCTCCCCAGTGGGTTTATGTTCCTTATCGCAACGATGCCCACAGTGACCATCAGGTCGTTTTCGACGCGGTAATGTCCGCCACAAAGAGCTTCAGGTACCCCTTTATCAAGCGCCTGATGACCTATGAAACCCTGTCCGAAACGGATTTTGGACTTAAGCCCGAAGATGGCGGTTTCAGGCCTAATATTTATGTCGATATCAGCCAGCATCTTGATAAGAAGCTGGATATTCTCGACATCTTTTCATCCGAGATGGGTGAGTTTCCCTTTCCGCGCAGCCGTAAGGCGCTGTCCGCCCTCGCCGCCTTGCGGGGGGTACAGTCCAATGCCGAGGCGGCAGAGGCCTTTATGCTGCTAAAAGAGATCAATCAATGAACAAGGTGCTTGTCATCGCCGAAGCCGGGGTTAACCATAACGGTTCCCTGGACATGGCCCTGGCCTTGGTGGATGCCGCCAAGGCCGCCGGGGCTGACGTGGTGAAGTTCCAGACCTTCAAGGCCAAGAACCTGGTCACCAAAGAGGCGCAACAGGCCGAATACCAAAGCCGCAACAGCGGCCAAGCCGAATCCCAGTTCGCCATGCTAAGCCGCCTGGAACTGAGCTTTGAGGCCCATCTGCAATTGCAGGCCCATTGCAAAGCCCAGGGCATCGCCTTTTTGTCCACCGCCTTTGACAGCGAGAGCCTGGCCTTCCTGGTGGACACCCTGGGCCTTGAGACCTTGAAGATCCCCTCCGGTGAGCTGACCAACGCGCCTTTTGTGCTGGAACATGCCCGCCGCAGTTGCCGGTTGATTGTCTCTACCGGCATGGCCACCCTGAGGGAGATTGAGGCGGCCCTTGGGGTTATCGCTTTTGGCCTGACCGCCCCCCTGGATGCCCCCCCCAGCGAAGCGGCCTTTGCCGCCGCTTACGCCAGCGCCGAAGGCCAGGCGGCGCTGCGGCAAAAGGTCTGCCTGCTTCACTGCACCACCGAATACCCGGCGCCCCTTAATGATATTCACCTCAACGCCATGGCCACCATGGCCGGGGCCTTCGGCCTGGAGGTGGGGTATTCGGACCACAGCGCCGGCATCAGCATTCCCATCGCCGCCACGGCCCTGGGAGCCCAGGTTATCGAAAAACATTTCACCCTGGACCGGCAGCTGCCTGGCCCCGACCACAAAGCCTCATTGGAGCCAGATGAGCTCAAGGCCATGGTGCAGGGCATAAGGGACGTCAGCCTGGCCCTGGGTTCAGGGCAAAAAGGCCCCCAGCCCAGCGAGATAAAGAACAAGCCCGTTGCCCGGAAAAGCCTGGTGGCCACCGCCGCTATCAAGGCCGGGGAGCCCTTTAATGCCGGTAACCTGGGCTGCAAGCGGCCAGGCACGGGCCTGTCCCCCTACCGCTACTGGGCACTGCTGGGCACAAAGGCCCTGCGGGACTATCAGGAAGGAGAGCTGATTGATGGCTAAGCCACTGGTGATGCTGGGGGCCGGCGGCCACGCCGCCGTGTTGGCGGAAATGCTCGGCGCCCTTGGACTCTCCATCGAGGCCCTGGTCACCCCGGACCCGGTAGCGCCGCGCCGGCCCCTGGCCGGCATTCCGGTACTGGCCAGCGACGAGGCCCTGTTGGCACGCTACCGCCCCGATGAAGTGGAGCTGGTCAACGGTATCGGCGCCCTGCCGGGCAGGTTGCTGCGCCAGGCCAGCTTTGAGCGCTTTAGCGCCCAAGGCTATCGCTTTGCCCAGGTGATCTCTCCCCAGGCCCTGGTGTCGCCTTCGGCCGAACTGGCCGAAGGCGTGCAAGTGATGCCCGGCGCCATTATTCAGAGCTGCGCCCGAATTGCCGCTAATACCATTATCAATAGCGGCGCCATCGTAGAGCACGACTGCCAGTTGGGGCCGCACAACCATGTGGCGCCGGGGGCTACCCTCAGCGGCGCCGTCTGTACCGGCATCGGCGTCCATATCGGCACCGGTGCCAATGTGATCCAATCGGTCAACCTCGGCCAAGGAGCCGTGGTAGGGGCCGGTGCCACCGCCGTCAGGGACCTGGCACCGGGCCACACCCTGCTGCCGGCCAGCCAACGCCTCCGGGGTTAAGGAGCCTTTATGCATCAATGGGCCAACACGCGGCTGACCCGCGACACCACCATCAGGGAAGCCATGCGGATCATCACCCAGGGCGCCTTGCGGATAGGACTGGTGTGCGACAACAACGACAAGCTGCTGGGCATTGTCACCGACGGCGACATCCGCCGTGGCCTGCTGGCCGATGCAGAAATGACCGACCCGGCATCGAACGTGATGAATTGCCGCCCCCAGTGCGCCAACGCCAACCACAGCAAGGCACAGATGTTGGCGATGATGCGCCAGTTCGACATCACCACCCTGCCCATAGTAGACAACCAGGGTAAGGTGCTTGGCCTGCAAACCCTCAAGGATCTGCTGGCCCAACCCCGTTTTGACAACCCGGTCTTTATCATGGCCGGGGGCTTTGGCACCCGCCTAAGGCCCCTGACCGAGCACTGCCCCAAGCCGATGCTGATGGTGGGGGATAAGCCCCTGCTGGCACACCTGGTGGAGCGTTTTGTGCGCCAAGGCTTTCATAACCTCTATATCTCCACCCATTTTATGCCGGAGATGATCCGCGATTACTTCGGCGACGGCAGTAACTTTGGGGCCAGCATCACCTACGTCCACGAAGACCAGCCCCTGGGAACCGGGGGCGCCTTGGGGCTGCTACCAAAAGATCTGCCGGCCCTGCCCCTGATCATGATGAACGGCGACGTGCTCACCAAGGTTGACTTTGTGCGGCTGCTCAAGCACCACCAGCAGCACGACTTCGACGCCACCATGTGCGTACGGGAATACGAATACCAAATTCCCTTCGGGGTGGTGGAAAGCCAGGGGGAACTCATCACCGCCATGACCGAAAAGCCCCTGCACCGCTACCACGTCAACACCGGCATCTATGTGCTTAGCCCCAAGGCCATCGGCGCCGTGCAGGCCGATACCCGCATTGACATGCCCACCCTGCTGGAAGAACGCATGGGCCAGGGCCACAAGGTGGGGATCTACACCACCTTCGACTACTGGCTGGACATAGGCCGGGTCGATGACTACCGCCGCGCCCAGGTGGATATCGGCGTCTTGGGGTCAGATTGATGGAAAGGATTGCCGTTATTGGCCTTGGCAATATCAGTGCCCGCCACCGCCGCAACCTAAGGCAGCTGCACCCCAAGGCCGACATTCTGGCCATGGCGGCCAGCGGCCGCCCCGTCACCGAGCCCGTGGCCGACGCCAGCCTGGTATTGCCAAGCCTTGAGGCGGTAATGGCAGCGGCCCCCGATTACGCCGTCATCGCCTCCCCTGCCCCTTTTCACGCCCAGCAGGCTGAACCATTGCTGGGGGCCGGCATTCCCTGCCTTATCGAAAAACCCCTGGTGGCCGAGGCGGCGCAGCTGGCCCTGCTACCCCAGGCAAGCAAGGCCGTTGCCGCCGTCGGCTATTGCCTGCGTTTTTTACCGGCCGCCGGGCAGCTTAAAGCCCTGCTGCAGGCCAATGCCCTGGGGCAACTGCTCCATGTCAGCGTCAATGTCGGCCAGCACCTGGCCCAGTGGCGCCCCCATATCGATTATCGCCAATCGGTGTCGGCCAACCGGCACCTGGGGGGCGGGGTGCTGCTGGAGCTGAGCCATGAGCTGGATTACCTGCAGTGGTTGCTGGGGCCCCTTGCGCTGCGCCACGCCCTGCTGCGAGGCGGCAACCTGCTGGGGGTTGAAGTCGAATGCGGCGCCGACCTTTGCCTGACCACCCAGGGCGGCGCCGTCTGCCAGGTACATATGGATCTCCTGCAAAGCCAACCCCAGCGCCACTGCCAGATCGTTGGCGAACTGGGCCGCCTGGACTGGGACCTGCTGGCCAACCGCCTGACCCTGACCACAGCACAAGGCCAGGAAACCCTGTATAGCGCCCCGGAATGGGACAAAAACGGCATGTACCTGGCCATGCTGCAAAGTTTTGAAGCGCAGCTCAACCGGCCAGGCCCCTCTTCCCTTTGCACCCTGGCCGAAGCGGCCCAGACGGTGCACCTTATCGACCTCATCAAGACCGAGGCGGATTGGATCCCATGAGTGCATACGCGTTTATCTTTGCCAGGGGCGGCTCAAAGGGCCTGCCGGGCAAGAACATCAAGCCCCTGGCCGGCAAACCCCTGCTTCAGTACGCCATCGACACCGCCCTGGCGGTGCCGGCGCTGAGTAAGGTTTTTGTGTCCACCGACGACCCCGATATCGCCCGGGTGGCCCGCCAGGGCGGCGCCGAGGTGATAGAGCGCCCGCCGCAGCTGGCCTCGGACAGGGCCCCGGAATGGCTGGCCTGGCGCCATGCGGTGGACTGGGTCACCGAGCGCTACGGCCCCTTTGACACTTTCGTCAGCCTGCCTGCCACCAGCCCCCTCAAAGCCCCCGAAGACGTGGAAGCGGCTATGGCCCGCCTGGAGGCCGACCAGGCCGACATCTGCATTTCCATGACGCCGGCGGATAACAGCCCCTATTTCAACATGGTCAAGCGGGGCCAAGATGGCCTGGTAACCCTGGTCAACCCACCGGCCCAAGGCATCAGCCGGCGCCAGGACGCCCCTGTGGTGTTTGACATCACCACTGTGGTTTATGTGACCCGCCCTGATTTTATCCGGGGCCATGACGGGCTCTTTGCCGGCAAGGTGACGGCGGTGGAAGTGCCCAAAGACAGGGCTGTGGACATCGACGATATCTACGATTTCATGCTGGCCGAAGCCATTTTGAGGAGTAAGAATGCAACTGGCGAATAAGACAGTACTGGTGGCCGGGGCCGGTGGCCTGCTGGGCAGCCACCTGGTCAAGGCGCTGCTGGATGCCGGTGCCAAGGTCCTGGCGGCAGACTTGGATGTGACCCTGCTGGCCTCCAAACTTGGCAGGCTGGGGGTGGATAACGCGTCAGCGATGCTGGAACTAAGGGCCCTGGACATCACCCAGGAAGGGGACGTCAAAGCCCTTTTCGCCAGTGCCGACCTCGACGGCGCCGTTAACACCACCTATCCCAGGAACAGCCGCTACGGTGCCCACTTTTTCGATGTCAGCCTCGACTCGTTCAACGAGAACCTGTCGCTGCACCTGGGCAGTGCCTTTTTGTTCACCCAGCAGTGCGCCGCCTACTTTCAGGCGCGCCAACGGCCCTTCTCCCTGGTGAACCTCTCGTCCATCTATGGGGTTATCGCTCCGCGCTTTTCGGTGTACGAAGACACCCCCATGACCATGCCGGTGGAATACGCCGCCATCAAGTCGGCCATAGTGCACCTGACCAAGTACGTGGTGGCCTATGTCAAAGACAGCCGCTTTCGCGCCAATAGCGTCAGCCCCGGCGGCCTCAGGGACGGCCAGCCCCCGGCCTTCTTGGCGGCCTACCAGGGGCAGAGCCACGGTAAAGGCATGCTCGATGTGGATGACATACTCGGCAGCATCCTCTTTTTGCTGTCCGACGCCTCGGCCTATGTCACCGGCCAGAACCTCACCATCGATGACGGCTTTAGCCTCTAAGCCATAAAAAAAGCCGCCCTAGGGCGGCTTTTTTAGGCTTTGGCAGCAAGGAGCTGCACCAACTCGTATTCCAGGTAGTCTGCCAAGCCCAGCCAGTCCTGGCGTTCTTGGCATTGCAGGATGAGGGTCATGATGGCATTGAGGGTTTGTTGCTGCTGCGGCTCAGCAGGCGCAAAGTCCCCTGCCAGGGCGCCAAGGAGCTCCACCATGTCCAGGGCCGCCTCGGTATTGAGCCCGAGGCGAAAGCGGTGTGCCAGGGCAATGGCCTGCTGGCGATAAGTGTCCATGGTCGCCATCAGTCCAGCCACTCCGGCGCATAGCTGGTGCCGGCAATGGGCGAGCCTTCCCTACTGGTATTGAAAAACTGCACCTGGGGATGCTTGGCAATATAGCGCTCCAGCTCCACCAGGTAGCTTTTGAAGTTACGCAGGGTCGCCACCTTTTCCCCATGGCCGTTGAGGGTCCACTCCTGGGTCTGGGTGTGGTCGGGGCCTATCTCCCCATCCGCCCAGCCGCTGTGGGTCCGGTTTTTGAT belongs to Gallaecimonas xiamenensis 3-C-1 and includes:
- a CDS encoding nucleotidyltransferase family protein, encoding MHQWANTRLTRDTTIREAMRIITQGALRIGLVCDNNDKLLGIVTDGDIRRGLLADAEMTDPASNVMNCRPQCANANHSKAQMLAMMRQFDITTLPIVDNQGKVLGLQTLKDLLAQPRFDNPVFIMAGGFGTRLRPLTEHCPKPMLMVGDKPLLAHLVERFVRQGFHNLYISTHFMPEMIRDYFGDGSNFGASITYVHEDQPLGTGGALGLLPKDLPALPLIMMNGDVLTKVDFVRLLKHHQQHDFDATMCVREYEYQIPFGVVESQGELITAMTEKPLHRYHVNTGIYVLSPKAIGAVQADTRIDMPTLLEERMGQGHKVGIYTTFDYWLDIGRVDDYRRAQVDIGVLGSD
- the neuB gene encoding N-acetylneuraminate synthase, which encodes MNKVLVIAEAGVNHNGSLDMALALVDAAKAAGADVVKFQTFKAKNLVTKEAQQAEYQSRNSGQAESQFAMLSRLELSFEAHLQLQAHCKAQGIAFLSTAFDSESLAFLVDTLGLETLKIPSGELTNAPFVLEHARRSCRLIVSTGMATLREIEAALGVIAFGLTAPLDAPPSEAAFAAAYASAEGQAALRQKVCLLHCTTEYPAPLNDIHLNAMATMAGAFGLEVGYSDHSAGISIPIAATALGAQVIEKHFTLDRQLPGPDHKASLEPDELKAMVQGIRDVSLALGSGQKGPQPSEIKNKPVARKSLVATAAIKAGEPFNAGNLGCKRPGTGLSPYRYWALLGTKALRDYQEGELIDG
- a CDS encoding methionyl-tRNA formyltransferase, which produces MKVAFIGCVTSSLKLLSALCTLKGRGIEVVAVITKPASNINADFVDLAPFCQENAIPFHYENTDNREQSVAFLQRYQPDIIYCFGWSYLLDAKMLGLAPRGAIGFHPAPLPQGRGRHPIIWALALGLERTASTFFVMDSGADSGPILDQKWLAIAPEDDAGSLYDKILATACQQILAFSARLADGSATPVPQNPAQATYWRKRSAKDGLIDWRMQAADIHNLIRALTAPYPGAEFLYQGQAVKVWKSEIAQASYPQYMEPGRILAIEEKRVLVKCAGQSALWLCRCDFPAIPANGDCF
- a CDS encoding acetyltransferase, yielding MAKPLVMLGAGGHAAVLAEMLGALGLSIEALVTPDPVAPRRPLAGIPVLASDEALLARYRPDEVELVNGIGALPGRLLRQASFERFSAQGYRFAQVISPQALVSPSAELAEGVQVMPGAIIQSCARIAANTIINSGAIVEHDCQLGPHNHVAPGATLSGAVCTGIGVHIGTGANVIQSVNLGQGAVVGAGATAVRDLAPGHTLLPASQRLRG
- a CDS encoding Gfo/Idh/MocA family protein — protein: MERIAVIGLGNISARHRRNLRQLHPKADILAMAASGRPVTEPVADASLVLPSLEAVMAAAPDYAVIASPAPFHAQQAEPLLGAGIPCLIEKPLVAEAAQLALLPQASKAVAAVGYCLRFLPAAGQLKALLQANALGQLLHVSVNVGQHLAQWRPHIDYRQSVSANRHLGGGVLLELSHELDYLQWLLGPLALRHALLRGGNLLGVEVECGADLCLTTQGGAVCQVHMDLLQSQPQRHCQIVGELGRLDWDLLANRLTLTTAQGQETLYSAPEWDKNGMYLAMLQSFEAQLNRPGPSSLCTLAEAAQTVHLIDLIKTEADWIP
- a CDS encoding PIG-L deacetylase family protein, with the translated sequence MKNVLVVAPHADDESLGCGGTLLRHRAEGDHIHWLIVTGMSEAYGYSPEQIAARKREIEKVADLYHFSSVTELGLPPAQLDALPLGQLIGAISPVINRIAPQWVYVPYRNDAHSDHQVVFDAVMSATKSFRYPFIKRLMTYETLSETDFGLKPEDGGFRPNIYVDISQHLDKKLDILDIFSSEMGEFPFPRSRKALSALAALRGVQSNAEAAEAFMLLKEINQ